TTTTTTTTTGCTGAAATTCAGATAGATTTTATAATCGCTTTTCTCAGAGACAACCTTGAAAATCTTTTCTTCTGAGGTAACCACTACAGGCTTTTCCTCCATCAGACTAAAAAGTGCATTTTCAGGATCTGGCATTTTCTCCTCATTTCTACTGATAGAGTTTAGCATAAAAAAGCCCAACTCTCTCATAATTTCTTCTGCATCAGGTTTGTATAGTTTTGTATATACAATTAAAGTGTCAGCTTGTTTCTCAGTCCTCAGGATTTCATATTTGTATTGCTTCCTTACATTTTTGGGGAGCTTTTTCTTAAGATAATTTTTTCTGTTTATTTCTCTTATAAACAGGTCTCTAGTTTTAATTTTTTGATCTTCTGCTGATAGAAGTTCATATGCATCATCAGGCTGGGATTCAATATAAGTTAAGTCAAGATAGTTTTTTACAACATCTTCCGGCTTTCTGTGACAACCGCTAAACCCCACAATATTTGATATTACAAAAAGTATGTATAAATAAAGCTGTATTTTTTTTTCCATAACTTTTAAAAATGACCAATCGCATTCTTCCTCCGTAACAGGAGAACTCTGAAAAAATAATTAATGTTAAAATATAATGTATCGTATTGAGAATTACACTGATATATAGTGGTCTATAGAGATTTTTTGGATAATCGAAAATATTTTAGTAGTTGGCTGGCAGGAATTTGAATTAAAAAAACTAAAAACTTGGGACGGGAGGTTCAAAATCTTAACTTTGCCCGATTATTTATTGGATAAATTGTAATTCGGAATCTAGAGGTAATGAAAATTTTAAAGTTTGGCGGGACTTCAGTTGGAACTGCAGATAGTATAAGAAAGGTAGTAGATATTCTACTTTCATATAAAAAAAAGAAGCAGGAATTTTCCGTAGTTTTTTCAGCAATGTCGGGAATTACCAATCAGCTGATTGAGGTAAGCAAAAAAGCTGCTGAAAGTGATGAAGACTATCATGCAATTCTTAAATCCATTGAGAATAAGCACATCAATGCGGTAAAATCGCTTATAGATATAAAAGTTCAGAGCAAAGTGGTGGCACATATCAAAATGCTTACTAATGAGCTTGAAGACCTGCTGCACGGTGTATTCCTTCTGAAAGAACTTTCACCAAGAACAACAGATCTTGTTGCGAGCTTCGGAGAAAGAATGTCAACTTACATTGTTTCCGAGTTTATGAAGCAATCTGGCCTAGATACTGAATTTTGCGATGCCCGCAAGCTGATTGTTACTGATAATAGTTTTGGAGCTGCGACTATTGACTTCAAAGCAACAGATAAAAATATAAAAGAGCATTTTAAAGCTACCAAAAAAATCCAGGCCATTACAGGTTTCATCAGTTCTACAGTTAAGGGGGAAACTACAACATTAGGACGTGGAGGCTCTGACTACACGGCTTCTGTATTTGGTGCAGCTTTGGGAGCTGAAGAAATAGAGATTTGGACGGACGTTGATGGTGTGATGACTGCAGATCCTAAGAAAGTTAAAGGAGCATTTACGCTTCCTGCAATTTCTTATGTGGAAGCAATGGAAATGTCACATTTCGGAGCTAAAGTTATTTATCCTCCTACATTACAGCCAGCATTTAACAAAAAAATTGCTATCTGGATTAAAAATACTTTCAATCCGGAATTTGAAGGCACCTACATAAGTGCTAAAACCAAAGCCAATGATTTCCTGATTAAAGGGATCAGCTCTATCCGTGAGATCGCATTGATCAGCCTTCAAGGTAGTGGTATGATGGGTGTACCAGGCGTTTCGGCACGTTTATTTGGCTCATTAGCTAAGAAAAAAATCAACGTTATATTAATTACGCAAGCGTCTTCTGAGTACTCAATCTGTTTTGCAGTAGAACCAAAGGAGGCAGAGTACGCAGCTGAATTGATCAATGAAGAATTTGCCAACGAAATTCAGGCAAAGAAAATTGACAACGCAATAGTAGAATATGATTTGTCTATCATTGCGATTATCGGTGAAAACATGAGAAATACACCAGGTATAGCAGGGAAGTTCTTTGCCTCACTTGGTAAAAACGGTGTTAACATTCGTGCAATCGCTCAGGGATCTTCCGAGTTAAACCTTTCTGTTGTAATTGGAGAGCATGATTTATCCAAAGCCTTAAACTCTCTGCACGAATCTTTCTTCCTGTCTGATATCCGTACATTGAATGTCTTTGTAGTAGGTTTGGGATTGATAGGAAGCACCCTTTTAAAACAGATACAAAAGCAGTCTTCTCAATTGCTTAAAGAAAGATTATTGAAGATCAATATCATTGGAATTGCTAACAGTAAGAAAATGTTGTTAGATGAAAATGGGATCAATCTGAAAGACTGGAATGGAAAGCTTGAGAAAGACGGAGAAAAGATGAAAATGTCTGCTTTCGTTGAGAAAATGAAAAGTATGAACCTTCAGAATTCCGTATTTGTGGACTCAACGTCTAGCAAAGATGTCGTGGAGCATTATGAGGATGTTCTTAACACAAGTATCTCTATCGTAACTCCCAATAAGCTTGCAAACTCAGGATTATATAAGGATTATCAAAAGATTCAATCTGCTGCATTTAAGCATGGGGTGAAGTTCCTTTATGAAACAAACGTGGGAGCAGGGCTTCCGGTCATCAATACACTGAAGGATCTTAAATATAGCGGAGATAAAATATTGAAAATTGAAGGTATCCTTTCAGGTACGCTTTCATTTATTTTTAACACATTCAAAGAAGGTACAAAATTCAGTGAAGTAGTTAAAGAAGCTAAGGAAAAAGGATATACCGAACCAGATCCGAGAGATGATCTTAACGGAATGGACGTTGCAAGAAAGATTCTAATATTGGCAAGAGAAGCAAATTATCCTTTGGAAATTGCAGATGTCAATGTGGAGAACATCCTTCCAGAGCCTTGCAGAAAGGCTAAGTCTATAGAAGATTTCTTTGTTCAACTTGAGAAGAACAATGATGTTTTCTCAGCAAGAAGAGATGAGGCTGCAAAGAAAGGTAATGTATTAAGATTTATCGCAACTCTTGAAAACGGTAAAGCAAGAGTGAGTCTTGAATCTGTTGGAACTACTCATCCATTCTACTCCTTAAGTGGAAGTGACAATATGATCGCTTTTACAACCGAGAGATATAAGGACAGACCTTTGGTAATTAAAGGTCCAGGTGCAGGGGCAGAGGTAACTGCTGCCGGCGTTTTTGCTGAGATTATCAGCATAAGCAATTATTTGAAAAGTTTTGTCTAGTATGAAAGATAGTATAAAAGTATTTGCCCCTGCTACAGTGGCAAATGTGGCATGTGGGTTTGATGTACTTGGCTTTGCGGTCGAGAATCCAGGGGATGAAGTAGTGCTTACTAAAAAATCTACACCTGGTGTAAAGATTACAACAATTACTGGGGATGAAGGAAGGCTTACGAAAGATGCAGAAAAAAATACCGTCGGTGTTGCTGTTTCCAGGTTCCTGAATCATCTTCAGTCGGATGCAGGTATTGAAATTACCTTGCATAAAAAAATGCCTCTTGGCAGTGGACTTGGTTCAAGCGCAGCAAGCGCAGTGGCTGGTGTGTTTGCAGTAAATCAACTATTAGGTATGCCGCTTAATCAGCAGGAATTACTTCCATTCGCAATGGAAGGTGAAAGAATTGCCTGTGGTAGCGCCCATGCGGATAATGTTGCACCTTCATTGCTAGGTGGTTTTGTTTTGATCAGAAGTTATGATCCACTGGATGTGATCAAAATTCCTACTCCGGCAAATTTATATTCTACCATTATTCACCCTCAGGTAGAAGTACAGACGAAAGATGCGAGGGAAATACTGAAAAAGCAGATCCCTTTAAGGGATGCAGTTACTCAGTGGGGAAATGTCGGTGGATTAATTGCTGGCCTTATGCTTTCAGATTATCAACTCATCGGAAGATCCATGAAAGATGTAATCGTAGAGCCCATAAGAGCAATTTTAATTCCTGGGTTTGAAGATGTGAAGCAAGCAGCTTTAGGTGCTGGTGCACTTGGCTGTGGAATTTCAGGTTCCGGACCTTCAATATTTGCACTTAGCACTTCAGAAGAAATTGCTTACAAAGTAGGCGGCGAGATGCAGAAAGTCCTTAATTCTATCAATATAGGAAGCGAAGTTTATATTTCTAAAATCAATAATTCAGGTCCACAAATACTGGACTAAAATTGTCAATATAAAATGAGATTATACAGTACCAATCGTTCTGCAGCCGAAGTATCTTTTAAAGAAGCTGTATTTAAAGGTTTGCCTGATGATAACGGTCTATTTATGCCGGTATCTATTCCTCAGTTGCCATCATCTTTTTTTGAGACCATTGATAACCTTTCTTTTCAGGAAATTGCTTTTCAGGTTACAAAAGCATTAATCGGAGATGAAATTCCTGATACAGATCTGAAGAAGATTATTGACGATGTACTTTCTTTTGATGCTCCACTAGTAAAAGTGGAGGATAATATTTCGGTACTTGAATTATTCCATGGGCCATCTCTTGCATTCAAAGATTTTGGAGCAAGATTTATGGCTAAGATCATGTCGTATTTCCTTCAAAAGGAAAAAAAGGAAATTCATATATTAGTAGCAACTTCAGGAGATACAGGCAGTGCTGTAGCTCAGGGATTCCTTGGTATGCCGGGAATAAAGGTTACTATTCTGTACCCAAGTGGAAAAGTAAGCGATATTCAGGAAAAACAGTTAACGACTTTGGGTCAGAATATTACTGCACTTGAAGTAAATGGTACATTTGATGATTGTCAAAGACTGGTTAAAGAAGCTTTCTTAGATAAAGAACTTAACAGCAAAATAAATCTGTCTTCAGCCAATAGTATTAACATAAGCAGATTGATACCTCAGTCATTCTATTATTTTTATGCTTATGCAAAACTGAAATCATTAGGGTTGCCAATTGTATTCTCTACGCCAAGCGGAAATTTTGGTAATCTCTGCGGAGGACTCATTGCAAAAAGAATGGGTCTGCCTATTCATAAATTTATTGCATCTACGAATGCGAATGATGTAGTTCCAGAGTTTCTGAATACTGGTATTTTCAGTCCTCGTCCTTCTGTCGCTACTATTTCAAATGCCATGGATGTTGGAAATCCTAGCAACTATGCAAGACTTGTAGAGCTTTACGGAAAGGATCTTGAAGCGATTAAGAAAGATATCTTTGGAACAAGATACAATGATGAGGAGACTGCACAGGCAATAGAAAAAGTATATAAAGCCGGCGGCTATATTATGGATCCTCACGGAGCCATTGCTTATCTTGGGTTAAAAGAATATTCCAAAACAACAGGTGAGAAATTTGCAGGCGTATTTCTGGCTACTGCTCACCCAAGCAAATTTATAGAAGTTGTTGAAGACATTATTAATAAAAAAATAGAACTTCCGGAGCGTCTTCAGGCGGTTGTCAATAAGAAAAAAGAAGCATTTCCATTAACTTCTGACTTCTCTGATTTGAAATCTTATTTGCTTAAATCAATGTAATTTTTACAAAGATTTAACATATTTTATAATACGGGCAGGTTTTAAGTAAAACCTGCCCGTATTTTTTTAATCTATATTATTCTCAATGCTTTTTAACTGAATTTTAATTTTGGACTTTTTGTTTTCTAATCAGCGCAGGATATAAAGAAGGCAAAAGCTTAAAACGCCTACAAGGTTACCCTCTCAGACATTATAAATCTTGTTTTAGTCTTTTTACGCCCTGTTGTAGGATAATTCCATTATTTAAATTTGTTATTCAGTGAGCGGTGTTGTACTAAATATAAAATCAATTCGAAAGCAAAAGGGAATAAGTCAGGAGTATCTAGCCTATCAACTAGGAATTGACTATTCAACTTATGGCAAAATTGAACGCGGAGCGATCTCTTTAACTGTAGATCGTCTGGAAAAGATAGCTTCCATTTTGGAAGTAACTGTTGAGGATATCTTTAAATGGAGAGCTGATTCTTCTGAAAAAGAAGATATTATGAAAGCATTGTCAGATCAGAAATTTATCAATGAGCAATTGATACAGGAAAATGAGCGTATGAAAAAGGAGGTTGATCTACTAAAACAGCAGTTATCTGATAAGGAAAAAATTATCTTTTTGCTTGAAAATAAGCTACATAAAGGAGAGAACTAAAAAAAGTCTCTCCTTTAAAAAATATTTTTTTGATGTAATTTTTTTGCCGATTTGTAGGGATCTATTAATTATTTTTTTAACTTTAGGGAAATTAATTACTTATTTTATGAATACAGGTACAATCAAATTCTTCAATGAGAGCAAAGGTTATGGTTTCATTAAAGATGAAAGTTCAAACCAGGAAATTTTTGTTCATGTAACAGGTCTAGAAGACAAAGTAAAGCAAAATGATAAAGTTGCTTTCAAAGTGGTAGATGGCAAAAAAGGCCTTAGCGCGGTGAATGTAAAGAAAATATAAATTATTTTATTTACAGAGGCAAAAGAACTTAACCCGTGGCAACGCGGGTTTTTTTATTTACTTTTTTGATGTCCTCCTCCTGCAAGACCTTAATTTTCAAATAGTAGATATATTTTTTACAATTATTTTCCAGTAGGTTACAATTTCTATTGAAATAGTATATACAATATGGTATTTTGCCTGGATTCTATATACTAAAACCAATTTTGGAAATGAATAAACCTTTATTAGTATTATTAATTTCAATTTCCCTCTTTGCGGCAAACCTCAGTGCAAAGGCCCAGGGTTTTACTACTCAGGATTATAAAAAGGCCCTATGGATGACAACCAGAATGTATGGTGGTCAAAGATCGGGAGAGAATAACTGGCTTGTTTCTGGTCATTTGCCGTCAGGTGTTGCAGAAAATCTTAGAGGAAAATGCTTTTCAGAGGACAAAGATACCGATGGCTATGACATCTCCGGTGGATGGCATGATTGCGGTGATCACGTAAAATATGGTCAGACTCAGTTTTATTCAGCATATATGCTGCTTAAGGCATATGCAGAGTTCCCAACAGGATATGATGATTATTATTCCTATACATATAATGGTTACAAAACTGCCGGAGACTGGTCCTGGGAAGGAAAAAAGCATGATCCGAATGGAATTCCGGACATTTTAGATGAGGTAAAGCATGCAACAGATTATTTTATAAAATGTACTCGAAATGCAACTACCTTTTATTATCAGGTAGGAAATAGTAATTACGATCATCAAGAATGGGTCACAGCAGTTAAAATGCAGACTTCTGCAGTAAACAAAGGTGGTCAGCAAAGGCCAGTTTATAAAAATCCCAATGATGCTTCCATGCCTTCTTTCTGCGGAGCTACATTAGCTTTAATGTCAAGAATGTACAGACCTTTTGATCCTGCTTATGCAGATTTGTGTTTGCAACATGCCTTATTTGCTTATACCTACGCTAAGGCGCATCCTGGAACAGCTGCAACAGGAGAAGGAGGATTCTACGGCGCAAACTATTCCTGGAAAGATGATTATGCGACTATGTGCACTGAATTATTTTGGGCAACCAATACTGAAAGCTATAAAACAGAAGCATTTGCATTTACTATTGCGGCCAACAATGCCTCTGCCTATGATATTTCCGGAAAAACTTATGGCTTTGACTACGAAAATAATGGAGACATAGCTATCTATAATTTAGCCTTGTTAGGTCGTACAAATGCAAAATCTACGTTTGGAACAATTGTTAATAGTTATCTTACAAATGTGCAAGCCGATGGCCAGTTTGCCGGAGGAAATACAAGCTGGGGACCGCTTCGTTATAATGCTAACACTGCCCTTATGGTGGCTCTTTGGCAGAAATTGAACGGAACTGATGCTACTCCTCATAAATTTATTTATGATAATATTGACTATATACTAGGAAAGAATTCATCGAATTTGTCATTTATAGTTGGTTTTGGGTCGAAATCACCATTGCATCCACATCATCGAAATTTATTTTTAAGAGATGATAATCCCACTGATGCAATAAAAATGACTTTCCCAATTCCTACAAAAAATAAACAAGCTGGCTATATGGTTGGAGGAACAAGAAATGCGGGCAGCTTCAGTGATGATCTTGTTAATGTCCTTCATACAGAAGGTGGAATAGACTACAATGCCTGTCTTGTCGGCGTCCTTGCATTTATCAACTCAAAACTTGATCCTGTAAATACAGCGAAATTTGGTAAAACAACTCCTGATTTAGGTGAAAATCAATCCATCTGTGGTAAGACAAGTCATTTGCTTCATTCAAAAGTGGCAATAGACAATGTTAAAACTTTTACCTGGTACAAGGATGGAGTTATAATCTCTCCTGCATCAACATCAAAAAATACTTTGACTGTTACTCAGGCTGGGGTTTACAAATGCAGACTTGATTCTCTTACATCTTGGTTTACTGAAGGTAGTGTTGAAATTCTGGGAGTATTGCCAGCGGTTAATCTTGGCGCAGACCAGGAACTTTGCAGTATTACTTCGGTAACATTGGATCTAGGGGTTTCCGGAACTGGTATAACTTACAGCTGGACAAAAGACGGTAAAGCAATCAGTAGTGCTACCTCCCAAAAATATACTGCTACTCAGGCGGGAACATATGTAGGAACGATAAGCGCGAGCGGATGTGCCTCAAAATCTGACAATGTAGTAATAACATCAAAATTGCTAAGTGTTGCAAGCGACACAATTTGTGAGGCTGGTAAGGCAAACCTTAAAGTAAATGCAGCAAGTGGTGTTTATGACTGGTATGATGCATCAACAGGAGGAAGTTCACTAGCTACAGGTTTAAATTATAGCCCTAGTATTACCTCTTCAAAAACATACTATGTTCAGGATGGTAATTCAATTTCAGCTAATGCTGGTCCATCTTCGACTTCCAATACTCTTGCATCTCCTCAAAACGGCGGATCTATTGGAATAAAATTCACAGCTTCAAGAGCTTTTACAATAACTCAGATGAAAATATTGCCTTTTGTATTCTCCTGCAATAATGGAGATTTGGTTAAGGTAATATTTGATTTGAAACAAAACGGTGTAGTTATAAAAAGTTTTGCTTCTGTTGGTATAGCATGCACAGGCACTCAGAGCAATGCTCCATTCAACACTTTCTATACATTCAATTTTGATACTCCTATAGAAGTTCCTAGCGCTGGTTCCTACGAACTTACTCCTCCTTCCAATCTTCCAAATGGTTATTCTCAGATTGTATGGTTTGAGAGTGGTGCAAATTTTTCAACTATGGATGCAGCTGGAGTGATGGATATCACAGATGATACAAGAGATGATAAAGCAACTTCTTTCCCTGGAATTTTTGATATCAAAATTCAGGCAGGGAATGCTTGTTCCAGAACACCTGTTTATGCAGTTATAGACGCTCAAAATCCAAACTGTGGAGTTGTTTCTTCAATAGATGGTTCTGTTTCAAATAAACTTGTAATATTCCCTAACCCCTCGTCTTCCGAGTTTATAATTGAAGCTCCGGAAAATTCTATGATAAGGATTTATGATGAGCTGGGAAGAATGGCATTTGAAGCAAATTCTAATGGAAAAACGACATTTGGAGAGCAACTAAGTCCAGGTTTCTATCACGTGGTTCTATTCCAGGAAGGAAAAATGATTAATTCCGGAAATATAATAAAGCAATAAATCTTTAATCCTTATTGCAAAAGAGCCTTTGATTTTATAGATCAAAGGCTCTTTTTATTTGTAAAATATAAATTGGCAGTGTTAGTGAATTATTTATTTTGCTGCGGGGTTATATAAGTGGTTGTGCGCAGCCGAAAGTTAAGGTTATTAATTCGGGAAGGCTCGGGAAACCGGGTTTTCCTGTTTTTTTATCTCTCAAATCCATGTTTGAGATCTAATTCATTCATACATTTGAAATGTCCCTTAGGGCACTGTTTATAACCAATTTTTGAACAAGGCCTGCAGTTTATATTATTATTCTCAAGAACATGATATTTAGTCTGATAAGGATACATTCCGAATTGTGGAACTGTATTACCCCAGATAGAATAGATCTCTTTTTTGAAGGCAGATGCTATATGCATCAATCCGGTATCGTGGCTTATTACAAATTTTGATTGTTGAAGGAAAGAAGCTGACTGGTTTAAGGAAAGTTGTCCGCTCAGATTTATAACCTGAAATGGCAAAGCTTTGCATGCTTCAGCAACAGAATCTCCTGTTGATTTATCCTCTTTCCCTCCTAAAAGAACAATTGGCATATTTTGCAAAGAGCATGCTTCAATAAGTTTTTGAAGTGGAAGTCTTTTGGTCGCATGTTGTGCACCTATCGCAAACGCTATGTACTTATCAGGCTCTAGCCCATAGTTTGGAAGGTTTACCTTGTCTTTGGATGGAATGAAATAATCAAGTCCTTTTGCATCATTGACTACACCTAATTTTTTAAGCGTTGCCATATACCTGTCAACTATGTGAAGGGAAGGCAATACATTAACTTTTAGATTGACCAGTAACCATTTTTTGAGGTTGAGTTTATCAAAAGTAAAAGATTTTTTTCCTAGTCTCCATTTAATGACTGATGTGCGAAGGTTGTTATGAAGATCAATGATATAATCATAGTTTTCTCTCTTCAGCTCATCTATCAGGTTGTTTAACGATTTATCAAGGTAAAAAACCTTGTCTATATAGGGATTGTCTTCAAAAAGAATTCTGAATTGACTTTTGGTGCAGTAATGTACCTCTGCCCCGGAAAGTTGTTGCTTTAAATTTCTTACAACAGGGGTCGTAAGCACTATATCGCCTATAGATGAAAATCGTAAAACCAGTACTTTAGGCATTAGTTGAAATCTTAGAGATGCTTTTCTTTTTGTTGAAATATTCTTCTGCTTCCTGCACACTTAGGGCATTAAAAGTCATTTCTTTCGTCAGGCCCGCTTTTCTTCCCACATGTACTCCATAATGCATATCCAGATATCCTTCCATTTCATGTGCATCAGGATTAATGCTGATCATGATACCTTTTTCCAATGCATATCTCACCCATTTCCATTCCATATCCAGTCTTCTCGGATGTGCATTGATTTCAATGATTACATTGTTCTCTGCACAGGCATCAATTACTTTCTTATGATCTATCGGATAACCTTCTCTTTTAAGTAATAGTCTGCCTGTCGGATGCCCGAGCATTGTTGTATAAGGGTTCTCGATAGCTTTAATAAGTCTTTCAGTTGCTTTGGCTTTATCCATTTTCAGGTTGGAATGGATAGAGGCAACAATAAAATCAAAAGATGCTAAAACGGAATCTTCATAATCGAGGCTACCATCATTCAGGATGTCTGACTCTATACCTTTAAATATCTTGAATGGTGCTAATTTTTTATTCAGCGCATCAATCTCTGCATGCTGTTCTGTAATACGGAACTCTTGAAGTCCATTGGCATAAAAAGCAGATTTGGAGTGGTCGCTTATTCCTAGGTATTCAAATCCAAGCTCCTTGCAATACTGAGCCATTTGTTCAAGAGTATGAACACCGTCACTATAGGTGCTATGATTATGTAGCGAACCTTTAAGGTCTTTGTATGTGATGAGCTCCGGGAGTTTGTTTTCTCTGGCTTTTTCTATTTCATCATATCCTTCACGAAGTTCAGGAACGATAAATGGAAAATTCAAGTGGGTGAAAATCTCCTGTTCGTTTTTAAAATCTTTGGAAGTCAAAAGTTGGAATAGATTGGAAGAATTTCCAAGGTCCGTTTTAAGATGTGATGAAGATGCAGAGTTAAGATATACAAAATTGCCGAAACGCCCTTCAGGACAGATTTTTATTTCAACCTTTAGCTCGGTTAAAAGATCTTTGCCTCGCCAAACAAATGGTCCTGATGCCTTTATATTTTGCTCAAGTGTTTTTATTCCGCTAACTGCATCAAATACTTTTTTCGGCTGGTTTTCACCGACTATTAGTTGGATTGTATCAAGCGTTTCAGCCTTTCTTTGAATATCTCCGGCAAGGGATACTTTCAGGTCTAATGAAGAAAGGTCTTTTTCAAGCTTCAAAGCAGTAGCTTCCGCTTCGGCAAACATCCACCTGTCTTTATGGGCAGAAGCAAAAAGTAGCTCCTTCTTTATGCTTTCCTGGGTTTTTTCACCGAAGCCTTTCAGGCTGGCAATTTTATTTTCATTGCAGGCATCGAGTAGTGCTTCAGTGGAAACGATATCAAGTTCTTTCCAGATGCTTCGTACTTTTTTAGGGCCGATTCCTTTTATATTTAAAATATCAATGACACCTTTAGGAGTTTGCGCCAATAAAGATGATAATTCGGGAAAAGTACCTGTAGCATTCAAATCCTGAATTTTTCCGGCGATACTTTTTCCGACCCCTTCTAGAGAAGCAAGTTCTTCTAATGAAAGTCCGGCTAAATCACCGGAGATTTTGTCAAGATTATATACCGCATTTTGATATGTTCTGATCTTGAAAGGATTTTCCTCATGAAGCTCCATTAATGAAGCTGTGAGTTTGAAGATGTTGATAATTTCCTGATTGCCCATTAATTCAAAATTAAAATAAAAATGAGGAGAAACCAATGAAGGTTTACGCACATAAATGTTTTTAAAGGAATTAGGGTTCCATCCGAAAGATTTTCTTTTGGGTTTAAAGGAAAAGGTTAATTTTGAGAGGAAATTTGTGAACTAAAAATGAATCACTGGCTAGTAAAATCAGAACCATTTAAGTATCCTTTCGAACAGCTTCAAAAGGATAAATCAACTTTCTGGGACGGGGTTA
The Sporocytophaga myxococcoides DSM 11118 genome window above contains:
- the thrA gene encoding bifunctional aspartate kinase/homoserine dehydrogenase I, producing MKILKFGGTSVGTADSIRKVVDILLSYKKKKQEFSVVFSAMSGITNQLIEVSKKAAESDEDYHAILKSIENKHINAVKSLIDIKVQSKVVAHIKMLTNELEDLLHGVFLLKELSPRTTDLVASFGERMSTYIVSEFMKQSGLDTEFCDARKLIVTDNSFGAATIDFKATDKNIKEHFKATKKIQAITGFISSTVKGETTTLGRGGSDYTASVFGAALGAEEIEIWTDVDGVMTADPKKVKGAFTLPAISYVEAMEMSHFGAKVIYPPTLQPAFNKKIAIWIKNTFNPEFEGTYISAKTKANDFLIKGISSIREIALISLQGSGMMGVPGVSARLFGSLAKKKINVILITQASSEYSICFAVEPKEAEYAAELINEEFANEIQAKKIDNAIVEYDLSIIAIIGENMRNTPGIAGKFFASLGKNGVNIRAIAQGSSELNLSVVIGEHDLSKALNSLHESFFLSDIRTLNVFVVGLGLIGSTLLKQIQKQSSQLLKERLLKINIIGIANSKKMLLDENGINLKDWNGKLEKDGEKMKMSAFVEKMKSMNLQNSVFVDSTSSKDVVEHYEDVLNTSISIVTPNKLANSGLYKDYQKIQSAAFKHGVKFLYETNVGAGLPVINTLKDLKYSGDKILKIEGILSGTLSFIFNTFKEGTKFSEVVKEAKEKGYTEPDPRDDLNGMDVARKILILAREANYPLEIADVNVENILPEPCRKAKSIEDFFVQLEKNNDVFSARRDEAAKKGNVLRFIATLENGKARVSLESVGTTHPFYSLSGSDNMIAFTTERYKDRPLVIKGPGAGAEVTAAGVFAEIISISNYLKSFV
- a CDS encoding homoserine kinase, producing the protein MKDSIKVFAPATVANVACGFDVLGFAVENPGDEVVLTKKSTPGVKITTITGDEGRLTKDAEKNTVGVAVSRFLNHLQSDAGIEITLHKKMPLGSGLGSSAASAVAGVFAVNQLLGMPLNQQELLPFAMEGERIACGSAHADNVAPSLLGGFVLIRSYDPLDVIKIPTPANLYSTIIHPQVEVQTKDAREILKKQIPLRDAVTQWGNVGGLIAGLMLSDYQLIGRSMKDVIVEPIRAILIPGFEDVKQAALGAGALGCGISGSGPSIFALSTSEEIAYKVGGEMQKVLNSINIGSEVYISKINNSGPQILD
- the thrC gene encoding threonine synthase, which encodes MRLYSTNRSAAEVSFKEAVFKGLPDDNGLFMPVSIPQLPSSFFETIDNLSFQEIAFQVTKALIGDEIPDTDLKKIIDDVLSFDAPLVKVEDNISVLELFHGPSLAFKDFGARFMAKIMSYFLQKEKKEIHILVATSGDTGSAVAQGFLGMPGIKVTILYPSGKVSDIQEKQLTTLGQNITALEVNGTFDDCQRLVKEAFLDKELNSKINLSSANSINISRLIPQSFYYFYAYAKLKSLGLPIVFSTPSGNFGNLCGGLIAKRMGLPIHKFIASTNANDVVPEFLNTGIFSPRPSVATISNAMDVGNPSNYARLVELYGKDLEAIKKDIFGTRYNDEETAQAIEKVYKAGGYIMDPHGAIAYLGLKEYSKTTGEKFAGVFLATAHPSKFIEVVEDIINKKIELPERLQAVVNKKKEAFPLTSDFSDLKSYLLKSM
- a CDS encoding helix-turn-helix domain-containing protein encodes the protein MSGVVLNIKSIRKQKGISQEYLAYQLGIDYSTYGKIERGAISLTVDRLEKIASILEVTVEDIFKWRADSSEKEDIMKALSDQKFINEQLIQENERMKKEVDLLKQQLSDKEKIIFLLENKLHKGEN
- a CDS encoding cold-shock protein, coding for MNTGTIKFFNESKGYGFIKDESSNQEIFVHVTGLEDKVKQNDKVAFKVVDGKKGLSAVNVKKI
- a CDS encoding glycoside hydrolase family 9 protein, translated to MNKPLLVLLISISLFAANLSAKAQGFTTQDYKKALWMTTRMYGGQRSGENNWLVSGHLPSGVAENLRGKCFSEDKDTDGYDISGGWHDCGDHVKYGQTQFYSAYMLLKAYAEFPTGYDDYYSYTYNGYKTAGDWSWEGKKHDPNGIPDILDEVKHATDYFIKCTRNATTFYYQVGNSNYDHQEWVTAVKMQTSAVNKGGQQRPVYKNPNDASMPSFCGATLALMSRMYRPFDPAYADLCLQHALFAYTYAKAHPGTAATGEGGFYGANYSWKDDYATMCTELFWATNTESYKTEAFAFTIAANNASAYDISGKTYGFDYENNGDIAIYNLALLGRTNAKSTFGTIVNSYLTNVQADGQFAGGNTSWGPLRYNANTALMVALWQKLNGTDATPHKFIYDNIDYILGKNSSNLSFIVGFGSKSPLHPHHRNLFLRDDNPTDAIKMTFPIPTKNKQAGYMVGGTRNAGSFSDDLVNVLHTEGGIDYNACLVGVLAFINSKLDPVNTAKFGKTTPDLGENQSICGKTSHLLHSKVAIDNVKTFTWYKDGVIISPASTSKNTLTVTQAGVYKCRLDSLTSWFTEGSVEILGVLPAVNLGADQELCSITSVTLDLGVSGTGITYSWTKDGKAISSATSQKYTATQAGTYVGTISASGCASKSDNVVITSKLLSVASDTICEAGKANLKVNAASGVYDWYDASTGGSSLATGLNYSPSITSSKTYYVQDGNSISANAGPSSTSNTLASPQNGGSIGIKFTASRAFTITQMKILPFVFSCNNGDLVKVIFDLKQNGVVIKSFASVGIACTGTQSNAPFNTFYTFNFDTPIEVPSAGSYELTPPSNLPNGYSQIVWFESGANFSTMDAAGVMDITDDTRDDKATSFPGIFDIKIQAGNACSRTPVYAVIDAQNPNCGVVSSIDGSVSNKLVIFPNPSSSEFIIEAPENSMIRIYDELGRMAFEANSNGKTTFGEQLSPGFYHVVLFQEGKMINSGNIIKQ